Proteins from a single region of Kogia breviceps isolate mKogBre1 chromosome 5, mKogBre1 haplotype 1, whole genome shotgun sequence:
- the LOC131757650 gene encoding collagen alpha-4(VI) chain-like, which yields MQGKPSAAEAGMMLHRPEVCMRSPGEAVSGSRDPGMCREDSVGDIVFLVDTSNNPQNTHSVRSFLYTVVNGVNVGGEAICVGLARYSGQPQSEFLLSTYHWKGEVLRHIQRFPFMPGGHKMGLALQFLLDHHFQETAGSRASQGVPQVAVVISSSPAEDHMQEPADTFRRAGILLYAVGVGDAVSADLKEILSSPVEKFVAFVPNFSGLGSFALKLRQELCDTLAKAAPPVDHVSPACREAVLADIVFLVDSSTSIGPQNFQKVKNFLHSVNLGLDISSDQVRVGLAQYNDNIYPAFWLNQHPLKSVILEHVWNLPYHPGGTNTGSALEFIRINYLTEVAGSRAKDGVPQVVILVTDGESNDEVQEAADRLKQDGVVVYVVGVNIQNVQELQTIASEPLEKFLFNTENFNILQDFSGSILQTLCLAVEGKIKDSVQHYADVVFLADTSQNTSWTSFQWMQTFISRVVGMLDVGRDKHQIGLAQYGGQGHTEVLFNTYQTQDEMMTHIHEHFVLWGGSRRTGQALQYLYQTFFQEAAGSRVLQDIPQYAVVITSGKSEDEVHEAAETLREKGVKVMTVGVQDSDKRELQGMGTPSLVYEMQGQDRVRQVMQDVMGLTAILADLVFLIEEFSRAQQSNFQHVVNFLKTTVSSLSIHPDVVQVGLVFYSEEPRLEFSLDTFRNPAKILEHLDKLTYRRRGERTKTGAALDFLRNEVFIQEKGSRFQQGVQQVGVVIMEGFSQDNVSRPASLLHRTGVTVYTVGTQLTLESMDLEKIASYPPWKHVISLESFLQLSVVGGKIKNQLCPEITGKRVSVSGMSSALQEGCVHIEKADLYFLIDGSDSIHQDDFLEMKVLCMR from the exons atgcagggcaagccctcggcggcagaggccggcatgatgctgcaccggcccgaggtgtGCATGCGTTCTCCAGGGGAAGCTGTgtctggatcccgggaccctggca TGTGCAGGGAGGACTCTGTGGGAGATATCGTGTTTCTGGTGGACACCAGCAACAACCCACAGAACACTCACAGCGTGCGGAGCTTCTTGTACACTGTGGTCAACGGCGTCAATGTCGGCGGAGAGGCGATCTGCGTGGGGCTGGCCCGGTACAGTGGCCAGCCCCAATCCGAGTTCCTCCTTTCCACCTACCATTGGAAAGGCGAAGTGCTGAGACACATCCAAAGGTTTCCATTTATGCCGGGGGGCCACAAGATGGGGCTGGCCCTGCAGTTCCTCCTAGATCACCACTTCCAGGAAACAGCGGGGAGCAGGGCAAGCCAGGGTGTACCTCAGGTCGCCGTGGTGATCAGCAGCAGCCCAGCAGAGGACCACATGCAAGAGCCCGCAGACACCTTTAGGAGGGCGGGCATCCTCCTCTATGCCGTGGGCGTCGGGGATGCGGTTTCAGCAGACCTCAAGGAGATTTTGAGCAGTCCTGTGGAGAAGTTCGTTGCCTTTGTTCCCAACTTCTCTGGTTTGGGCAGTTTCGCTCTGAAGCTACGCCAGGAGCTCTGTGATACGTTGGCAAAGGCAGCTCCACCTGTTGACCACGTCTCTCCAG CTTGCAGAGAAGCAGTCCTGGCTGACATTGTCTTCCTAGTAGACAGCTCAACCAGCATAGGACCCCAGAACTTCCAGAAAGTGAAGAATTTCCTTCACTCTGTCAACTTGGGGCTGGACATCAGCAGTGACCAGGTCCGAGTGGGACTCGCACAGTATAATGACAACATCTACCCAGCCTTTTGGCTGAACCAGCACCCTCTGAAGAGTGTGATCCTGGAGCATGTCTGGAATCTGCCCTACCATCCAGGAGGCACGAACACAGGGAGTGCCCTGGAGTTCATCAGGATCAACTACTTGACTGAGGTAGCTGGCAGCCGGGCTAAGGATGGGGTCCCCCAGGTAGTTATCCTAGTGACAGATGGGGAGTCAAATGATGAAGTCCAGGAGGCAGCTGACAGGTTGAAACAAGATGGGGTTGTGGTGTACGTGGTAGGGGTCAACATCCAGAATGTCCAGGAGTTGCAAACAATAGCCAGTGAGCCATTGGAGAAGTTTCTCTTCAACACTGAGAACTTCAACATCCTGCAGGATTTCTCAGGGAGCATTCTCCAGACTCTGTGCTTGGCCGTGGAGGGCAAGATCAAAG ATTCTGTCCAGCATTATGCAGATGTGGTCTTTCTTGCTGACACCTCACAGAACACATCATGGACCAGTTTCCAGTGGATGCAGACTTTCATCTCCAGAGTGGTTGGCATGCTGGATGTTGGCAGAGACAAGCACCAGATTGGGCTGGCTCAATACGGTGGTCAAGGTCACACTGAAGTTTTGTTCAACACTTACCAAACCCAGGATGAGATGATGACTCACATCCATGAACACTTTGTACTTTGGGGAGGCTCCAGGAGGACAGGCCAAGCTCTACAATACCTTTATCAAACCTTCTTCCAGGAGGCAGCGGGAAGCCGGGTTCTCCAGGACATTCCCCAGTATGCAGTGGTCATTACCTCAGGCAAATCTGAGGATGAGGTCCATGAGGCTGCAGAGACACTGAGGGAGAAAGGCGTGAAAGTCATGACTGTGGGTGTTCAAGACTCTGACAAGAGAGAACTACAGGGGATGGGCACCCCATCCCTTGTATATGAGATGCAAGGACAAGACAGGGTCAGACAGGTGATGCAGGATGTCATGGG ACTAACTGCTATCCTGGCTGACTTGGTGTTCCTCATTGAGGAATTTAGCAGGGCTCAGCAATCGAATTTCCAACACGTTGTCAATTTCTTAAAGACCACCGTCAGCTCTCTAAGTATTCATCCAGATGTTGTGCAAGTTGGCTTGGTCTTTTACAGTGAGGAACCACGACttgagttttctctggatacattTCGGAATCCAGCCAAGATCTTGGAGCATCTGGACAAATTAACCTacaggagaagaggagaaaggaccAAGACTGGTGCTGCTTTGGATTTCCTAAGGAATGAGGTTTTCATTCAGGAGAAGGGCAGTCGGTTCCAGCAAGGTGTGCAGCAGGTAGGCGTGGTCATCATGGAAGGCTTCTCCCAGGACAATGTGTCCAGACCGGCTTCCCTCCTCCACAGGACGGGGGTGACTGTCTACACAGTGGGTACCCAGCTCACTTTGGAGAGCATGGACCTGGAGAAGATAGCATCATATCCTCCTTGGAAGCATGTCATCTCCCTGGAATCTTTTTTGCAACTCTCTGTTGTGGGAGGCAAGATTAAGAACCAGCTTTGTCCTGAGATTACGGGCAAAAGGGTTTCTGTGTCTGGGATGAGCTCTGCCCTACAAGAAG GCTGTGTGCACATCGAGAAGGCAGACCTTTACTTCCTTATTGATGGGTCTGACAGCATCCACCAAGACGATTTTCTTGAAATGAAGGTGTTATGTATGAGGTGA